In the Staphylococcus sp. IVB6240 genome, one interval contains:
- a CDS encoding GNAT family N-acetyltransferase, with protein MTQQFRLATLEDTEALHQLMYRSFTPLREVGINWPSVNATPEMIADNIRDNACYVLEVDGRIVSTLSIRFPWESETPVSKYPFIWWLATEPDVGGQGYGSQMMRYVEENILRDTVKAPAVVLGTSARKMAWLEDVYKKRGYETFFEMEDEETGDKGVMMVKVLIPERYNAELLAPPPWGEE; from the coding sequence ATGACACAACAATTTCGACTGGCAACGCTTGAAGATACAGAAGCACTACATCAATTGATGTATCGTTCTTTTACCCCATTGCGTGAAGTGGGAATTAACTGGCCGTCTGTCAATGCAACGCCAGAAATGATTGCAGATAATATTCGAGATAATGCTTGTTATGTTTTAGAAGTCGATGGTCGTATTGTATCGACATTGTCAATTCGCTTTCCATGGGAGTCTGAAACACCTGTCTCAAAATATCCATTTATTTGGTGGTTAGCGACAGAACCAGATGTGGGTGGACAAGGCTATGGTAGCCAAATGATGCGTTATGTTGAAGAAAACATTTTGAGAGATACAGTAAAAGCACCGGCTGTTGTGCTTGGAACATCTGCACGCAAAATGGCATGGCTTGAAGATGTCTATAAAAAACGTGGTTATGAAACATTTTTTGAAATGGAAGATGAAGAGACTGGCGATAAAGGTGTCATGATGGTGAAAGTGCTTATTCCAGAGCGCTACAATGCAGAGCTATTAGCACCACCACCATGGGGCGAAGAATAA
- a CDS encoding anion permease, protein MSTSQKKQVSGNFKPAWFILAFVALIVILLIPTPASLPIMGKGALAILAFAVILWVTEAVSYPVSAAIIIGLIILLLGFSPVQNLAESLGNPKANGDPITGDTAFGTSNALKLAFSGFSSSAVALVAAALFLATAMQITNLHKRLALWVLSLVGNKTRSIVVGAIVVAIILAFFVPSATARTGAVVPILLGMVAAFGASKNSRLAALLVITAVQAVSIWNVGIKTAAAQNIVAVNFINNQLGHDVSWGEWFLYAAPWSIIMSVVLYFVALKVIPTEKDEIEGGSSLVKQQLADLGPITPKEWRLIIISIALLVLWSTEKVLHPIDSSSITLLALAIMLTPKIGIMSWKEAESKIPWGTIIVFGVGISLGNVLLQTTAAQWLSDKTFGLMGLENMPLIATIALISLFNILIHLGFASATSLSSALIPVFISLASTLSLGDHAIGFVLIQQFVISFGFLLPVSSPQGMLAYGTETFTAKDYLKIGLPLTVVGYILVIIFSMTYWQWLGLL, encoded by the coding sequence ATGAGCACTTCACAAAAAAAGCAAGTCTCAGGTAATTTTAAACCAGCATGGTTCATTCTGGCGTTTGTTGCACTGATCGTCATATTACTCATTCCAACGCCTGCAAGCTTACCTATCATGGGTAAAGGCGCACTCGCAATTCTCGCGTTTGCCGTTATCTTATGGGTGACTGAAGCAGTCAGCTACCCAGTATCAGCTGCCATCATCATTGGACTCATTATCCTCTTACTTGGATTTAGTCCAGTCCAAAACTTAGCAGAGTCACTTGGCAATCCAAAAGCAAATGGTGATCCAATTACTGGTGATACAGCATTTGGTACAAGTAATGCCTTAAAACTCGCTTTCAGTGGTTTTTCATCTAGTGCTGTTGCCTTAGTTGCAGCTGCGTTATTTTTAGCAACAGCGATGCAAATTACAAACTTGCATAAACGCTTAGCACTTTGGGTATTATCACTTGTTGGCAATAAAACAAGAAGTATCGTTGTCGGTGCAATTGTCGTAGCGATTATTCTAGCATTCTTCGTACCGTCAGCAACAGCCCGTACTGGTGCTGTTGTACCCATTTTACTCGGTATGGTTGCAGCATTTGGCGCAAGTAAAAATAGTCGTTTAGCAGCTCTTCTCGTAATTACAGCCGTACAAGCTGTATCGATTTGGAACGTAGGTATTAAAACAGCGGCCGCTCAAAATATCGTAGCCGTTAACTTTATTAATAACCAACTCGGTCATGATGTTTCATGGGGTGAATGGTTCTTATACGCCGCACCATGGTCTATCATCATGTCAGTCGTTCTTTACTTTGTCGCTTTAAAAGTCATTCCAACTGAAAAAGATGAAATCGAAGGCGGAAGCAGCTTAGTGAAACAGCAACTGGCAGACCTCGGTCCTATCACACCAAAAGAATGGCGACTCATCATCATCTCTATCGCTTTACTTGTACTCTGGTCTACTGAAAAAGTATTACACCCGATTGATTCTTCATCAATCACATTACTCGCTTTAGCTATCATGTTGACACCAAAAATTGGTATCATGAGCTGGAAAGAAGCAGAGAGTAAGATTCCTTGGGGTACCATCATCGTCTTCGGTGTAGGTATCTCATTAGGGAACGTATTGCTACAAACAACAGCGGCACAATGGTTAAGTGATAAAACATTCGGCTTGATGGGATTAGAAAACATGCCACTCATCGCAACAATTGCGTTGATTTCATTGTTTAATATTCTCATTCACTTAGGATTTGCTAGCGCAACAAGTTTATCATCAGCATTAATCCCAGTGTTTATTTCACTTGCATCTACACTCAGCCTTGGCGATCACGCTATCGGCTTTGTATTGATTCAACAATTCGTGATTAGTTTTGGTTTCTTACTTCCAGTCAGCTCGCCACAAGGTATGTTGGCATACGGAACTGAAACCTTTACTGCAAAAGACTACTTAAAAATCGGTTTACCACTGACTGTTGTCGGATACATTCTCGTCATCATTTTCAGTATGACGTACTGGCAATGGCTTGGTCTTTTATAG